A portion of the Staphylococcus felis genome contains these proteins:
- a CDS encoding YfiT family bacillithiol transferase yields the protein MDVRFPIGQLEVPESISLDDIQTWLEDIDGFTARLSETVTALDDTDLEKTYREGAWTVRQLVHHIADSQLNMYQRLKLALTNDGVSLPEFDQNHWAQLPDNQAPIHVSLDLIKSLNARIVVLGRGLQSHQLQNQFLLEGKEAVSVGETIAKLSWHANHHHAHIKVALGEKIQ from the coding sequence ATGGATGTAAGATTTCCGATAGGTCAATTAGAAGTTCCAGAATCTATTTCATTAGATGATATTCAAACATGGTTAGAGGATATTGATGGGTTTACAGCACGTTTGAGTGAAACAGTAACAGCATTAGATGATACAGACCTTGAAAAAACATATCGTGAAGGGGCGTGGACAGTGCGTCAATTGGTGCATCATATTGCTGATTCACAGCTTAATATGTATCAACGGCTAAAGCTCGCATTAACAAATGACGGTGTATCTCTACCCGAATTTGATCAAAACCATTGGGCTCAGCTTCCAGACAATCAAGCCCCTATTCATGTCTCGTTGGATTTAATAAAAAGTTTAAACGCTCGCATCGTAGTTTTAGGTCGTGGACTGCAAAGCCACCAACTTCAAAATCAGTTTTTACTTGAAGGAAAAGAAGCGGTATCAGTTGGGGAAACAATTGCCAAGTTATCGTGGCACGCCAATCATCATCACGCACATATTAAAGTAGCATTAGGGGAAAAGATTCAGTAA
- a CDS encoding trypsin-like serine peptidase, translating into MKKLLISIIVFSFVTSSSIANADSYLEKVVNNRDAGIMEAQQLVQEISNNDLDIKAIDKIDESISGIGILSNTKNKVYGSAFVVDDYTLLTNNHVVEKGFGTRNQTKYDAENVSNLKFMPSRNGSNIPYVFNIKDIKMIKGVDVAIVHTKEKLTDKVKPLEIANEKDINDMKFKDRITTYGYPAKEFLGSNFERDNRYKLYKSEGFYIRNVNSDDPQFYSKLIIRKGNSGSPILNNNNKVIGINPGGMNNTNANITIRGKNEMAYAVSFIGYVKEEVDKYRY; encoded by the coding sequence TTGAAAAAACTACTAATATCAATTATTGTTTTTTCATTTGTAACATCAAGTTCTATTGCTAATGCGGATTCATATTTGGAAAAAGTTGTGAATAATAGAGATGCAGGTATCATGGAGGCTCAGCAATTAGTTCAGGAAATCAGTAATAATGATTTAGATATAAAGGCTATTGATAAAATTGATGAATCAATTAGTGGTATCGGTATTTTATCAAATACTAAAAATAAAGTTTATGGTTCAGCATTTGTAGTAGACGATTATACACTTTTAACCAATAATCATGTAGTAGAAAAAGGGTTTGGAACTCGAAACCAAACAAAATATGATGCAGAAAATGTGAGTAATTTAAAGTTCATGCCATCTAGAAACGGAAGTAATATACCTTATGTATTTAATATAAAAGATATCAAAATGATTAAAGGTGTTGATGTAGCTATTGTGCATACAAAGGAGAAACTAACGGATAAAGTTAAACCTTTAGAAATAGCAAATGAAAAAGATATTAATGATATGAAATTTAAAGACCGAATTACTACTTATGGTTATCCAGCTAAAGAATTTTTAGGCAGTAATTTTGAAAGAGACAATAGGTATAAGTTATATAAATCAGAGGGATTTTATATCCGTAATGTTAATAGTGACGATCCACAATTTTATTCAAAACTCATTATTAGAAAAGGAAACTCAGGTTCTCCAATATTGAATAACAACAATAAAGTGATAGGTATTAATCCAGGAGGAATGAACAACACTAATGCTAATATTACAATCAGAGGTAAAAATGAAATGGCGTATGCAGTTAGCTTTATTGGTTATGTAAAAGAAGAGGTAGATAAGTATAGATATTAA
- a CDS encoding isoprenylcysteine carboxyl methyltransferase family protein, whose product MLFTILLLFFIIRLGSLAISIKHAKGLIQQGAKEYGQKNSKFLAIVHTLIYVLAGVEAIINPRHFDIISLIGLIILIFAYSVLFHVIRTLGPIWTLKLFILPKHPIIKSGLYKMTKHPNYYLNIIPELIGVLLLTHATYTSILLIPYAYLLYTRIQQEEKLMNL is encoded by the coding sequence ATGTTATTTACTATACTACTTCTATTTTTTATCATAAGACTTGGAAGTTTAGCCATATCAATTAAACACGCTAAAGGACTCATTCAACAAGGCGCAAAAGAATATGGACAAAAAAATTCCAAGTTCTTAGCTATTGTACATACTTTAATATATGTTTTAGCTGGTGTTGAAGCTATCATAAACCCTCGTCACTTTGACATTATTAGTTTGATCGGGCTCATTATTTTAATATTTGCTTATAGCGTCTTATTCCATGTTATACGTACGTTAGGACCTATTTGGACATTAAAGCTGTTTATATTGCCTAAACACCCTATCATCAAATCGGGATTATATAAAATGACCAAACACCCAAACTATTACTTAAATATTATCCCTGAATTAATCGGTGTATTATTACTCACACACGCAACATACACTTCCATACTACTCATACCATACGCATACCTACTTTATACACGCATACAACAAGAAGAAAAACTAATGAACTTGTAA
- a CDS encoding multidrug effflux MFS transporter codes for MSKEKTKWSSPLFIIIMGGLAAFAPLSIDMYLPALPEVMRSLDASTSSVQLSLTWFMLGMAVGNVALGTLSDSTGRRKPLIYSLVIYFITSILIALTTNIWVLIVLRFIQGFGGGAGMVLSRAIATDLFEGVKLTKFLSLLMLVNGVAPVISPMLGGFILGFSSFRMIFWVLAAFSLLMLIGVLFKVNETLAHHERRPLQFKNVLSDFKVLLTTRSFIVPTLIQGLTFGIFFGYMAASPFILQNIYPLSAQQYSYVFAMTGLGLVMTVQVTSKLIDYFDQHTLFRVFSAIQIVGGILVIVALMNHWSLWVLLPSFLLIVSPIAGIATLGYAIAMEGLTRGKGSASSLIGLLQFAIGAFATPLVGIQGEHSVIPFVIVLIVIMVLIAVLHVFQYFKVEKHIQ; via the coding sequence ATGAGCAAAGAAAAAACAAAATGGAGTTCTCCTTTATTCATTATTATTATGGGAGGATTAGCGGCTTTTGCGCCATTATCCATCGATATGTATTTACCGGCATTACCAGAAGTGATGCGTAGTTTAGATGCATCTACATCAAGTGTGCAGCTGAGTTTGACTTGGTTTATGCTTGGGATGGCTGTTGGTAATGTAGCACTCGGGACATTGTCTGATTCAACGGGACGTCGTAAACCTTTAATATATAGTTTAGTGATTTATTTTATAACATCAATACTGATCGCATTAACGACGAACATTTGGGTTTTAATCGTTTTACGTTTTATCCAAGGGTTCGGTGGTGGAGCAGGAATGGTTTTATCCAGAGCAATTGCGACTGATTTATTTGAAGGGGTAAAGTTAACTAAATTCTTATCTTTATTAATGTTAGTGAATGGTGTTGCACCCGTTATATCACCGATGCTAGGTGGATTTATACTTGGATTTTCATCATTTAGAATGATCTTCTGGGTGTTGGCGGCATTTAGTTTACTTATGTTAATAGGTGTATTATTCAAGGTGAATGAAACACTAGCGCATCATGAAAGAAGACCTTTACAGTTCAAAAATGTTTTATCTGATTTTAAAGTTTTATTAACGACACGTAGTTTTATTGTACCTACGCTCATTCAAGGTCTTACTTTTGGGATATTCTTTGGGTATATGGCTGCATCGCCATTTATATTACAAAATATTTATCCATTAAGTGCACAGCAATATAGCTATGTATTCGCGATGACAGGTTTAGGTTTGGTGATGACTGTTCAAGTGACAAGTAAACTTATAGATTATTTTGACCAACATACGTTATTTCGAGTATTCTCGGCGATACAAATTGTAGGTGGTATTTTAGTTATCGTTGCTTTAATGAATCATTGGTCACTTTGGGTGTTGCTTCCATCGTTTTTACTCATTGTTTCGCCTATAGCTGGCATTGCAACGTTAGGTTATGCGATTGCAATGGAAGGTCTTACAAGAGGTAAAGGGAGTGCCTCAAGTTTAATTGGTTTACTCCAGTTTGCAATAGGGGCTTTCGCAACGCCATTAGTAGGTATACAAGGAGAACATAGCGTGATTCCTTTTGTGATTGTACTCATTGTTATTATGGTATTAATAGCGGTATTACACGTATTCCAATATTTTAAAGTTGAAAAGCATATACAATAA
- a CDS encoding ABC transporter ATP-binding protein: MIKVENVEKSYKGIQLLRKSMKSVIKGVSFECPVGASIAIIGESGSGKSTLSRLVLGIEKPDRGTVTIEGQPIYKRQVRYQQMGAVFQDYTSSLHPFQTVREILFEVMCHCRTETKASMEREAKELLEEVGLSEGFLDKYPNTLSGGEAQRVAIARALSIHPKYILFDEAISALDMSIQTQILDLLKQLKSTRQLSYIFITHDIQAATYLCEDLIIFKEGRIEEKIKTKDLHRTTNRYTQELIQKQLTF, encoded by the coding sequence ATGATTAAAGTTGAAAACGTTGAGAAATCATATAAAGGTATACAATTGTTGAGAAAATCAATGAAATCCGTGATAAAAGGTGTTAGTTTTGAATGTCCTGTCGGGGCCTCTATTGCGATTATTGGCGAAAGTGGCAGTGGTAAATCGACATTAAGTCGACTGGTACTAGGCATTGAAAAACCAGATCGAGGGACCGTGACCATTGAGGGACAGCCGATTTATAAACGACAAGTGCGTTACCAACAAATGGGTGCAGTTTTCCAAGACTATACGTCCTCGTTGCATCCATTTCAAACAGTGCGAGAAATTTTATTTGAAGTTATGTGTCATTGTCGAACTGAAACGAAAGCGTCAATGGAACGAGAGGCCAAGGAATTACTTGAAGAAGTGGGCTTATCAGAAGGCTTTTTAGACAAATATCCGAATACATTATCAGGTGGAGAGGCACAAAGAGTAGCTATAGCTAGAGCATTATCCATTCATCCTAAATATATTTTATTTGACGAAGCGATTAGCGCGTTAGATATGTCTATCCAAACACAAATATTAGATCTATTAAAGCAGCTCAAATCAACAAGGCAATTAAGTTATATTTTTATTACGCATGATATACAAGCTGCAACATATTTGTGTGAAGATCTTATTATTTTTAAAGAAGGTCGTATTGAAGAGAAAATCAAAACAAAGGACTTACATCGTACGACCAATCGATATACACAAGAATTGATTCAAAAACAACTCACATTCTAA
- a CDS encoding CapA family protein: MTRFGRAYSFDQLRPFIQRADFNICNFEAAISDDRNEYLKMRKPYVLHADSIGNVSTLKNEKINLVTLANNHLMDCGVEGLNQTIDQFQRSGIDTIGAGREQNEAEKPYVMNINNQRITFFNAYWYRKPMYEAFDFYAIGDEPGVACMNMYMLESIKAEKEKYPTSKIVVIAHWGVDFKSVHPLQVEYAEQLSAAGADLIIGHGAHMIQKVEKIGHTTVAYSIGNGVFNSNGEYNKRFVPAYSMIAQLILEENQPLKLRFYPIYGNNLETFWQPRFLNEEEFKHFINMMKTYGSENMEIGKDDYYYIETVIS, translated from the coding sequence TTGACGCGTTTTGGACGAGCGTATAGTTTCGATCAACTAAGACCTTTTATACAACGTGCAGATTTTAATATTTGTAATTTTGAAGCGGCAATTTCTGATGATCGTAACGAATACTTAAAAATGAGAAAACCTTACGTATTGCATGCTGATTCAATTGGTAACGTTAGTACGTTAAAAAACGAAAAAATCAATCTGGTAACGTTAGCCAATAATCATCTGATGGATTGTGGTGTCGAAGGATTAAATCAAACAATAGACCAATTCCAACGGTCTGGTATTGATACAATCGGGGCTGGACGAGAACAAAATGAGGCAGAAAAGCCATATGTGATGAATATCAACAACCAGCGTATTACATTCTTTAATGCCTATTGGTATAGAAAACCAATGTATGAAGCTTTTGATTTCTATGCGATTGGAGACGAACCGGGTGTAGCTTGTATGAATATGTATATGTTAGAATCTATCAAGGCGGAAAAAGAAAAGTATCCAACAAGTAAGATTGTTGTTATTGCGCATTGGGGTGTGGATTTCAAGAGTGTTCATCCATTACAAGTCGAATATGCAGAGCAATTGAGTGCTGCAGGTGCAGATCTAATCATTGGTCATGGTGCACACATGATTCAAAAGGTAGAAAAAATAGGCCATACTACAGTAGCATATAGTATTGGTAATGGCGTGTTTAATAGTAATGGTGAATACAATAAGCGATTTGTGCCAGCATATAGCATGATTGCCCAGCTCATTTTAGAAGAAAATCAACCTCTTAAACTCAGATTTTATCCTATCTATGGGAATAACTTAGAAACATTCTGGCAACCAAGATTTTTAAACGAAGAAGAATTTAAGCATTTTATCAATATGATGAAAACATATGGATCAGAAAATATGGAAATCGGAAAAGATGATTATTATTATATAGAAACAGTTATATCATAA
- a CDS encoding Mur ligase family protein produces the protein MKFDQRIIETELHGEWYRKPENDWFVDNITINPAQAKMEFNKGHKVMFIAIDSDTWHKGSGNRGIYSGWTDTHTTVSNHQKYISGAIVARPIPELDSSIPQYVVEDTYQTIKILADYAYTHRTGKMIAITGTAGKSTSKGLLDTLLSYQHQTVSTRGNHNTRTGVPLTMANAITQPDYTIIEAAISSLWMRSGGIMKNYAPDIAMITSIDGGQQKDVYQTAVLKAKIAEGMNQKGTVVLNRDMNAYETVKQSVEQYNRNIITYGFNEQADSKIISVKETRTTTLVEADVLGEWVKFETQLNGNGMIQNILGVLTIIKLLNVELLPLLPEIKKYKPNKAVQNFDVYQTKEGHQFTLINDTWNATGIAMIEAIKLLSTKAKYHKGKSIALIGRIENLSEEEAKRQHEAVADAIIESDIDIVYAHGPEMKYMLRKLPPTKIGGYYESAELIARHIANVIEDDDIVMLKGSPRSSNFKFVKDELLKAIQSDEAVPPKTSESIHSNGYGVATYDLETGEKVASFGKQDVIQNQGVGGLLVINHILDLLFAKKLNLTTEYRPDAQSIRESQSQNAISLSNDSKLSLEKLIQAAVVKNAPNALLMLANTVIGSNQKSMKVIREMVGNLHLSADSAHNITGRRIRNKRQALTLDSLFKVGEKLYTKAPLIQDLLSQKIFTHQNQTYRAKTNLYHYGMITHGLFYGQNDSIGVTLSKLNGRKYVSVVIGAQGMFHRDALIYQSLSAVITNNVKPYPSEEAKVIDSDKSVYTINVLGDTYFGEFYTRIRLRQGKEWYVNRFLDSFYRNYLCTLSASDNLMHYEVECCYTN, from the coding sequence TTGAAATTTGATCAACGTATTATCGAGACAGAATTGCATGGAGAGTGGTATCGTAAGCCAGAAAATGATTGGTTTGTAGATAATATCACTATTAATCCAGCACAAGCTAAGATGGAGTTTAATAAGGGGCATAAAGTCATGTTTATCGCAATTGATTCTGATACGTGGCATAAAGGGTCTGGGAATAGAGGCATTTATTCAGGATGGACGGATACACATACAACTGTGTCGAACCATCAAAAATATATTAGCGGTGCGATTGTAGCGCGACCTATTCCAGAGTTAGATTCATCAATCCCACAGTATGTTGTTGAAGATACATACCAAACTATTAAAATTTTGGCCGATTACGCTTACACACATAGAACGGGTAAGATGATTGCGATTACAGGAACTGCAGGCAAATCAACATCAAAAGGACTGCTTGATACCCTTTTGAGTTATCAACATCAAACCGTTTCAACTAGAGGAAATCATAATACACGGACTGGTGTGCCATTAACGATGGCAAATGCGATTACGCAACCAGATTACACTATTATAGAAGCGGCTATTTCAAGTCTGTGGATGCGCTCTGGCGGTATCATGAAAAACTATGCCCCTGATATTGCGATGATTACATCAATTGATGGAGGCCAACAAAAGGATGTTTATCAAACTGCTGTACTTAAAGCAAAAATAGCAGAGGGTATGAACCAAAAAGGAACTGTCGTTTTAAATAGAGACATGAATGCGTATGAAACCGTCAAACAAAGCGTCGAACAATACAACCGCAACATTATAACATACGGCTTTAATGAACAAGCGGATAGTAAAATTATTAGTGTTAAAGAAACGCGTACGACAACGCTTGTCGAAGCGGATGTATTAGGTGAATGGGTTAAATTTGAAACACAATTAAATGGTAATGGCATGATACAAAATATTCTCGGCGTGCTTACTATTATTAAATTACTAAATGTTGAACTATTACCGTTATTGCCTGAAATCAAAAAATATAAGCCAAATAAAGCAGTTCAAAATTTTGATGTATATCAAACAAAAGAGGGACATCAATTTACTTTAATTAATGATACTTGGAATGCAACAGGTATTGCAATGATTGAAGCAATCAAGTTATTAAGCACTAAAGCAAAATATCATAAAGGTAAGTCGATTGCACTTATTGGTAGAATTGAAAATTTAAGTGAAGAAGAAGCCAAACGTCAACATGAAGCAGTGGCAGATGCAATTATAGAATCAGACATTGATATTGTATATGCCCATGGTCCTGAGATGAAATATATGCTACGAAAGTTACCACCAACAAAAATTGGAGGTTACTATGAAAGTGCGGAATTGATTGCGCGTCATATTGCAAATGTAATTGAAGATGATGATATTGTAATGTTAAAAGGGTCTCCAAGATCAAGTAACTTTAAGTTTGTTAAAGACGAATTACTTAAAGCGATTCAATCTGATGAGGCAGTACCACCTAAAACAAGTGAAAGTATTCATAGTAATGGATACGGTGTAGCGACATATGATTTAGAAACAGGCGAAAAAGTAGCAAGCTTTGGCAAACAAGATGTAATCCAAAATCAAGGTGTAGGTGGATTATTAGTCATTAATCATATATTAGATTTATTGTTCGCTAAAAAGCTGAATTTAACAACTGAATATCGCCCTGATGCACAATCTATACGTGAAAGCCAATCACAAAATGCAATATCACTTTCAAACGATAGCAAACTATCACTCGAAAAATTGATACAAGCGGCAGTAGTTAAAAATGCCCCTAATGCGCTATTAATGCTTGCGAACACAGTAATTGGTTCCAATCAAAAAAGTATGAAAGTCATACGTGAAATGGTCGGGAATCTTCACTTATCAGCAGATAGCGCGCATAACATCACAGGTAGACGCATTCGAAATAAAAGACAGGCTTTGACACTCGATAGCTTATTTAAAGTAGGAGAAAAGCTATATACAAAGGCACCACTTATACAAGATTTATTAAGTCAAAAAATATTCACGCACCAAAACCAGACATATAGAGCGAAAACAAATCTTTATCATTATGGCATGATTACGCATGGACTTTTTTATGGACAAAATGACTCTATCGGTGTCACGCTATCAAAATTAAATGGGCGCAAATATGTATCAGTAGTGATTGGCGCGCAAGGGATGTTCCATAGAGACGCATTGATATATCAAAGTTTGTCCGCTGTGATAACAAATAATGTAAAGCCTTATCCTTCTGAAGAGGCAAAAGTGATTGACAGTGATAAATCAGTGTATACAATTAATGTTTTAGGAGATACTTACTTTGGCGAATTTTATACACGAATTCGACTTAGACAAGGTAAAGAATGGTATGTCAACAGATTTCTAGACAGTTTTTATAGAAACTATCTTTGTACGCTTTCGGCGTCAGATAATTTAATGCACTATGAGGTCGAATGTTGTTATACCAATTAA
- the cntE gene encoding staphylopine family metallophore export MFS transporter CntE: MKGAMAWPFLRLYLLTLMFFSANAILNVFIPLRGHDLGATNTAIGVVMGAYMLTAMVFRPWAGQIIAKIGPIHILRIILAINAVALILYGFTGLEGYFVARVIQGVCTAFFSMSIQLGIIDALPEKHRSEGVSLYSLFSTIPNLVGPLIAVQVWSLGHMSVFALIMIMIALSTAFFGYACTMGEKEPDTSKKVEPIPFNAITVFGQLFKNRVLFKSGLIMVIASIVFGAVSTFIPLYIVNAQFGNAAIFLTTQAIAVVVARFYLRKYIPSDGLWHPKFMVTVLSLLCVAACLVALGPYIYVMLFYFSAVMIGITQALVYPTLTSYLSFVLPSAGRNMLLGLFIACADLGISLGGALMGPISDWVGFMWMYLICSVLVLCIIIYSILPQPSQQYQ; encoded by the coding sequence ATGAAAGGTGCAATGGCATGGCCTTTTCTGAGATTATATCTATTAACTTTAATGTTTTTTAGTGCGAATGCCATACTCAATGTTTTTATTCCATTACGTGGCCATGACCTAGGTGCGACCAATACAGCTATAGGTGTTGTCATGGGTGCATATATGTTAACAGCGATGGTCTTTAGACCGTGGGCTGGACAAATTATTGCCAAAATAGGGCCTATTCACATATTGCGTATTATTTTAGCAATCAATGCTGTAGCACTTATTTTATATGGTTTTACAGGTTTAGAAGGATACTTTGTTGCTCGGGTAATACAAGGTGTATGTACAGCCTTTTTCTCAATGTCAATCCAATTAGGTATTATTGACGCATTGCCTGAGAAGCACCGATCAGAAGGGGTATCTCTTTATTCATTATTTTCAACCATTCCTAATCTTGTAGGGCCTCTGATTGCCGTACAAGTGTGGTCATTAGGTCATATGAGTGTATTCGCATTAATTATGATTATGATTGCTTTATCAACTGCCTTTTTTGGATATGCGTGTACAATGGGAGAAAAAGAGCCAGACACATCCAAAAAGGTTGAGCCTATTCCATTTAATGCAATTACGGTATTTGGTCAACTCTTTAAAAATCGTGTGCTCTTCAAAAGTGGTTTAATTATGGTAATTGCGTCTATTGTTTTTGGTGCAGTCAGTACGTTTATACCACTCTATATTGTGAACGCGCAATTTGGGAATGCTGCAATATTTTTAACAACACAAGCTATTGCTGTTGTAGTTGCACGTTTTTATTTGAGAAAATATATTCCTTCTGATGGACTATGGCACCCAAAATTTATGGTAACTGTGCTTAGTTTGCTCTGTGTTGCAGCATGTCTCGTTGCACTTGGTCCATACATATATGTAATGCTATTTTATTTTAGTGCAGTCATGATAGGGATAACGCAGGCGCTAGTATATCCAACATTAACATCGTACCTGAGCTTTGTATTACCAAGTGCAGGGCGTAATATGTTGCTTGGACTATTTATCGCTTGTGCAGACTTAGGGATTTCATTAGGCGGTGCTTTAATGGGACCTATATCTGATTGGGTTGGTTTTATGTGGATGTATTTGATTTGTAGTGTACTTGTACTCTGCATTATCATATATAGCATCCTGCCTCAACCTTCACAACAATATCAATAA
- the cntD gene encoding staphylopine uptake ABC transporter ATP-binding protein CntD yields the protein MKFLKIDNLTITDAWTETTLVKDVSLELEKGETLGIIGESGSGKSLTCKAIAGLNPKHLRTSGEIIFNGINMNHQSEKALRQLRGRSIAMIMQQGSRAFDPSTTVGKQMIEVMRTHTQLPQSEVKETLITYMSYMALKQPEKILHTYPHELSGGMLQRLMIVLALALKPQLIIADEPTTALDTITQYEVLEAFAKIKQQFDCSIIFISHDLTVIQNIADKVAVMKKGAIVEMGPKEVILKQPTHQYTKYLLTAKKKINDHFKQVLRGASYD from the coding sequence ATGAAATTTTTGAAGATTGATAACCTGACTATTACTGATGCGTGGACAGAAACGACACTTGTCAAAGACGTGTCTCTTGAATTGGAAAAAGGTGAAACGCTTGGAATTATCGGAGAGAGTGGAAGCGGCAAATCATTGACCTGCAAAGCAATAGCTGGTTTGAATCCAAAACACTTACGCACTTCTGGAGAAATCATATTTAATGGCATCAATATGAATCATCAAAGTGAAAAAGCGTTAAGACAATTGCGTGGACGTTCGATTGCAATGATTATGCAACAAGGGAGCCGTGCATTTGATCCATCTACAACAGTAGGTAAGCAAATGATAGAAGTTATGAGAACCCATACACAGTTGCCTCAATCAGAAGTGAAAGAAACATTAATCACGTATATGAGCTATATGGCTTTAAAACAGCCCGAAAAAATTTTGCACACCTATCCTCATGAGTTATCAGGAGGAATGTTGCAACGTTTGATGATTGTCCTTGCACTTGCCTTAAAGCCACAACTGATTATTGCAGATGAACCTACAACAGCGCTTGATACGATTACGCAATATGAGGTCCTTGAAGCTTTCGCTAAGATTAAACAACAATTTGATTGTAGTATTATCTTTATTTCTCATGATTTAACAGTCATTCAAAATATTGCTGATAAAGTCGCTGTAATGAAAAAAGGTGCTATTGTTGAAATGGGACCAAAAGAAGTGATTTTAAAGCAGCCGACACACCAATATACCAAATATTTATTAACAGCTAAAAAGAAAATTAATGATCATTTTAAACAGGTGTTAAGAGGTGCTTCTTATGATTAA
- a CDS encoding IS3 family transposase (programmed frameshift): MTRERRTFSPEFKLQMVKLYENGKPRNEIAREYDLTPSALGKWIKQHQNTGSFNHQDNLTNEEKELRKLRKENQQLKMENDIFKASSADHGTKIDVIRKNANKYSVSAMCKVLQISRSSYYYEINKSPNVEKDDRDKEISDKIIEIFNSNRKCFGTRRIKNELIKNGLNVSRRRIGRIMKANKLVSSYTTSKYKSFPSRSSEREINNELNQSFNRKEPLEVLVSDLTYVKVAGKWHYICLFIDLFNREIVGHSAGSKKDSTLVSKALSSIRHDLRDVQMFHTDRGKEFDNHMIDDVLDTFGIKRSLSMKGCPYDNAVAESTFKALKTEFIKQYDFKSINHLKLELFDYVNWYNNIRPHSALNYLTPKAYKDSFYKNCLEIC; the protein is encoded by the exons ATGACAAGAGAAAGAAGAACTTTTAGTCCTGAATTTAAATTACAAATGGTAAAGCTTTATGAAAATGGTAAGCCTAGAAATGAAATTGCTCGTGAATATGATTTAACACCTTCGGCGTTAGGGAAATGGATTAAGCAACATCAAAATACTGGTTCATTTAACCATCAAGATAACTTAACTAATGAAGAAAAAGAACTAAGAAAATTACGTAAAGAAAATCAACAATTGAAAATGGAAAATGATATTT TTAAAGCAAGCAGCGCTGATCATGGGACGAAAATAGATGTCATTCGAAAGAATGCCAATAAATATTCAGTATCAGCAATGTGCAAAGTCCTGCAAATCTCTAGAAGTAGTTACTATTACGAAATTAACAAATCACCCAACGTTGAAAAAGATGATCGAGATAAGGAAATTAGCGATAAAATTATCGAGATTTTCAATTCTAATCGCAAATGTTTTGGAACAAGAAGGATTAAAAATGAACTTATCAAAAATGGTTTAAATGTCTCAAGACGACGTATAGGACGCATTATGAAAGCAAATAAATTAGTATCTTCTTATACGACATCGAAGTATAAATCATTTCCTTCTCGCTCAAGTGAACGCGAAATCAATAATGAATTAAATCAAAGTTTCAATAGAAAAGAACCATTGGAAGTTCTTGTCAGTGATTTGACATATGTAAAAGTGGCTGGAAAATGGCATTACATATGTTTATTTATTGATCTTTTTAACCGTGAGATTGTTGGGCATAGCGCAGGCTCAAAGAAAGATAGCACGCTTGTATCCAAGGCACTTAGTAGCATTAGACACGATTTAAGAGACGTACAAATGTTTCACACTGACAGAGGAAAAGAGTTTGATAATCACATGATTGATGATGTACTAGATACCTTTGGTATCAAAAGATCTTTAAGCATGAAAGGATGTCCATATGACAACGCAGTAGCTGAAAGTACATTTAAAGCGTTAAAAACTGAATTCATTAAACAGTATGATTTTAAATCTATTAATCACTTAAAACTCGAATTGTTTGATTATGTTAATTGGTATAACAACATTCGACCTCATAGTGCATTAAATTATCTGACGCCGAAAGCGTACAAAGATAGTTTCTATAAAAACTGTCTAGAAATCTGTTGA